Proteins encoded within one genomic window of Micromonospora halotolerans:
- a CDS encoding helix-turn-helix domain-containing protein, translated as MLAPLGLDPVEEETYRQLIASRRACAAEVAAATGRSDAAVRAALDGLVERGLVATATGAPADGGSVFVPAPPAVALNALLRQRQHDLRQAESDVAALAEQYRTADQAPGVIEVIADVDTVRRRFFQIQEAARHEVLSMVPPNLRVVPHRENTAERASMRRGVRYRALLDRRALTGPGMQADIRASMALGQDIRIVDAVPVKMMIVDGEIAMLPLHHDADGTPASILVHRSGLLAVLVASFEAAWERAYPLRPAPAPDEVTELTSGELGDGHMQVLALLLSGQTDQAIATQLDISLRTVHRRIRQLMDAAGVDSRVQLGWAAARNGWA; from the coding sequence ATGCTGGCACCGCTGGGACTCGACCCCGTCGAGGAGGAGACGTACCGCCAGCTCATCGCGTCACGGAGGGCGTGCGCCGCGGAGGTCGCCGCGGCCACGGGACGCTCCGACGCGGCGGTCCGGGCCGCCCTCGACGGTTTGGTCGAGCGCGGGCTGGTGGCCACGGCCACCGGCGCTCCGGCCGACGGTGGCTCGGTGTTCGTGCCGGCGCCGCCCGCCGTCGCCCTCAACGCCCTGCTCCGCCAGCGGCAGCACGACCTGCGGCAGGCCGAGTCCGACGTCGCCGCGCTGGCCGAGCAGTACCGCACCGCCGACCAGGCCCCGGGCGTCATCGAGGTGATCGCCGACGTCGACACCGTCCGGCGCCGCTTCTTCCAGATCCAGGAGGCGGCGCGCCACGAGGTGCTCTCCATGGTGCCGCCCAACCTCCGGGTCGTCCCGCACCGGGAGAACACCGCCGAGCGGGCGAGCATGCGGCGGGGGGTCCGCTACCGGGCCCTGCTGGACCGGCGGGCGCTGACCGGGCCCGGGATGCAGGCCGACATCCGCGCCAGCATGGCGCTCGGCCAGGACATCCGGATCGTCGACGCCGTGCCGGTCAAGATGATGATCGTGGACGGTGAGATCGCCATGCTGCCGCTGCACCACGACGCCGACGGAACGCCCGCGTCCATCCTGGTGCACCGCAGCGGGCTGCTCGCCGTGCTGGTGGCGTCCTTCGAGGCCGCGTGGGAGCGGGCGTATCCGCTGCGGCCCGCCCCGGCGCCGGACGAGGTGACCGAGTTGACCAGCGGCGAGCTGGGGGACGGGCACATGCAGGTGCTGGCGCTGCTGCTCTCCGGGCAGACCGACCAGGCCATCGCGACACAGCTCGACATCTCGCTGCGTACCGTGCACCGCCGGATCCGCCAGCTCATGGACGCGGCCGGTGTGGACAGCCGGGTCCAGCTGGGCTGGGCCGCCGCCCGCAACGGCTGGGCCTGA
- a CDS encoding winged helix-turn-helix domain-containing protein: MGVALRDAGRSVTSWCRRHTIGGDGAVAAVRRGLRQGEPGTLSREQELELIDALRGVHPDEFGLDEELWTRQSLTTLIERRFELTMDAGTVGAYLRAWGLGPREPRERACGLCVGAVERWVRSEYPSITRAAQEHAAEVYWIGRVRLRGTMPAADVISAVSSRGRVRFMITTPSVDPPLPRDFVLRLSGAEERTVHLIVDGSWPRNEWPRRLPRRIVLHPLPSCGRPVAAA; the protein is encoded by the coding sequence GTGGGGGTTGCACTCAGAGACGCAGGGCGGTCGGTGACCAGTTGGTGCCGACGTCACACCATCGGCGGTGACGGGGCGGTGGCAGCCGTCCGTCGCGGACTGCGGCAGGGCGAGCCGGGAACGCTCAGCCGCGAGCAGGAACTCGAACTGATCGACGCGCTCCGGGGCGTCCACCCCGACGAGTTCGGCCTGGACGAGGAGCTCTGGACGCGACAGAGCCTCACCACCCTCATCGAGCGCCGGTTCGAGCTGACCATGGACGCCGGCACGGTCGGGGCGTACCTGCGGGCCTGGGGGTTGGGTCCGCGCGAGCCCCGGGAGCGGGCCTGCGGGCTCTGCGTCGGCGCGGTCGAACGCTGGGTACGCAGCGAGTACCCGTCGATCACCCGGGCCGCCCAGGAGCACGCCGCGGAGGTCTACTGGATCGGCCGCGTACGCCTGCGCGGCACCATGCCGGCGGCCGACGTGATCTCCGCGGTCTCGTCGCGCGGCCGGGTGCGCTTCATGATCACAACTCCGTCGGTGGACCCGCCGCTCCCCCGCGACTTCGTGCTGCGGCTCAGCGGCGCCGAGGAGCGCACGGTGCACCTGATCGTCGACGGTTCCTGGCCGCGCAACGAGTGGCCCCGCCGCCTGCCGCGCCGCATCGTCCTCCACCCGCTGCCGAGCTGCGGCCGCCCCGTCGCCGCCGCCTGA
- a CDS encoding DUF305 domain-containing protein: MTAAATTDTDLDEAPVTDPGDRRGARRFGVLALAAAVVVGLLLGYAGGLLTPTLTRPGDNSAEAGFARDMTSHHAQAVAMGLLAFRQGQDPEVRQIGGDIATGQQGEIGTMQTWLRSWKLDPTGDQPPMAWMSDGSGLVKNGLMPGMATPEEMAKLRGATGREFDVLFLQMMIRHHVGGVHMIDGILDQGHDDDVLAVAQVMKNTQQKDLANLSAALKRLGGTV; this comes from the coding sequence ATGACCGCCGCCGCGACCACGGACACCGACCTCGACGAGGCCCCGGTCACCGACCCCGGTGACCGGAGGGGCGCGCGGCGCTTCGGCGTCCTGGCGCTGGCGGCCGCCGTCGTGGTCGGTCTCCTCCTCGGGTACGCGGGCGGTCTGCTCACCCCGACGCTCACCCGTCCGGGCGACAACTCGGCGGAGGCCGGCTTCGCCCGGGACATGACCAGCCACCACGCCCAGGCCGTGGCGATGGGACTGCTGGCGTTCCGGCAGGGCCAGGACCCGGAGGTACGCCAGATCGGCGGCGACATCGCCACCGGGCAGCAGGGCGAGATCGGCACCATGCAGACCTGGCTGCGCTCCTGGAAGCTGGATCCGACCGGCGACCAGCCGCCGATGGCCTGGATGTCGGACGGCTCCGGGCTGGTGAAGAACGGCCTCATGCCGGGCATGGCCACGCCGGAGGAGATGGCGAAGCTGCGGGGCGCCACCGGGCGCGAGTTCGACGTGCTCTTCCTGCAGATGATGATCCGCCACCACGTCGGCGGGGTGCACATGATCGACGGGATCCTCGACCAGGGGCACGACGACGACGTGCTGGCGGTCGCGCAGGTCATGAAGAACACCCAGCAGAAGGACCTGGCCAACCTCTCGGCGGCGCTCAAGCGTCTGGGCGGCACGGTGTAA
- a CDS encoding DUF3105 domain-containing protein, which translates to MSISTPGGPERRPTVVSTGKKPAAGRPAAADKPSGGKGTPRPTGGKGRKPVTPVKVSQGRAWGPIALFVAVGVLAVGIIGVGAWAVYQGAQPWEKRADAINGIVDFRKKDKDLVKGGQHQAGPLKYDVLPPVGGPHNQAWQNCMGDVYDAPIANEHAVHSLEHGTVWITYRPDLPADQVAKLKAKVQGKEKMMLSPFEGLDKPISLQAWGFQLKVDNADDGRIDEFIKTLRVNASVEGPTALCDQGVTATGTTPRDNLGNNMPEQPTQ; encoded by the coding sequence ATGAGCATCAGCACCCCGGGCGGCCCGGAACGCCGTCCCACCGTGGTCAGCACCGGCAAGAAGCCGGCTGCCGGCCGGCCCGCGGCTGCCGACAAGCCCTCCGGCGGCAAGGGCACCCCGCGGCCGACCGGCGGCAAGGGCCGCAAGCCGGTCACCCCGGTGAAGGTGAGCCAGGGTCGCGCGTGGGGTCCGATCGCGCTCTTCGTCGCGGTCGGCGTGCTGGCGGTGGGCATCATCGGCGTGGGCGCGTGGGCGGTCTACCAGGGCGCCCAGCCGTGGGAGAAGCGGGCCGACGCGATCAACGGCATCGTCGACTTCCGCAAGAAGGACAAGGACCTCGTCAAGGGCGGTCAGCACCAGGCCGGCCCGCTCAAGTACGACGTGCTTCCGCCGGTGGGCGGCCCGCACAACCAGGCCTGGCAGAACTGCATGGGCGACGTCTACGACGCCCCGATCGCCAACGAGCACGCGGTGCACAGCCTGGAGCACGGCACGGTCTGGATCACCTACCGCCCCGACCTGCCCGCCGACCAGGTGGCCAAGCTCAAGGCCAAGGTGCAGGGCAAGGAGAAGATGATGCTCAGCCCGTTCGAGGGGCTGGACAAGCCGATCTCCCTCCAGGCCTGGGGCTTCCAGCTCAAGGTCGACAACGCCGACGACGGCCGGATCGACGAGTTCATCAAGACGCTGCGCGTGAACGCCTCCGTCGAGGGCCCGACGGCGCTCTGCGACCAGGGTGTCACCGCCACCGGCACCACCCCGCGCGACAACCTGGGCAACAACATGCCCGAGCAGCCGACCCAGTGA
- the argS gene encoding arginine--tRNA ligase yields the protein MTPAELAEVVLAAAHAVFEDRGLDRSALPAQTTVERPRSPEHGDYASTLALQLSKKVGVPPRELAAALAHELGKASGIKSVEIAGPGFLNIRLDAAAAGQLARVIVEAGPAYGRSDTLAGQRINLEFVSANPTGPVHIGGVRWAAVGDALSRLLRATGADVGTEYYFNDAGSQIDRFARSLLAAAQGQPAPEDGYGGAYIAEIAAEVVKRRPEVLDLAEDAAQEVFRVEGVQLMFAEIKSSLRDFGVEFDTYFNEKDLHDRGELDKALDRLREQGHLYESEGATWLRTTDFGDDKDRVLRKSNGEWTYFAADCAYYLDKRERGFERVVIMLGADHHGYIGRMKAMAACFGDDPDRNLEILIGQLVNLLRDGAPVRMSKRAGTVVTLEDLVDAIGVDASRYALARYSSDSPIDIDVELWTRATRDNPVYYVQYVAARTASVGRNAAEVGLTRGEADGFHAELLSHEKENELLKALAEFPAVVSSAAELRGPHLVARYLERLAGAYHRFYDNCRILPRGDEETTDLHRARLWLNDATRVVIANGLRLLGVSAPERM from the coding sequence GTGACTCCCGCAGAACTCGCCGAGGTCGTCCTCGCCGCAGCCCACGCCGTCTTCGAAGACCGGGGCCTGGACCGCTCCGCGCTGCCCGCGCAGACCACGGTCGAGCGACCCCGCAGCCCCGAGCACGGCGACTACGCCTCGACGCTGGCGCTGCAGCTCAGCAAGAAGGTCGGCGTACCCCCGCGGGAGCTGGCCGCCGCCCTCGCCCACGAGCTGGGCAAGGCGTCCGGGATCAAGTCGGTGGAGATCGCCGGGCCGGGCTTCCTCAACATCCGGCTCGACGCGGCCGCCGCCGGCCAGCTCGCCCGGGTCATCGTCGAGGCCGGCCCGGCGTACGGCCGCAGCGACACCCTGGCCGGCCAGCGGATCAACCTGGAGTTCGTCTCGGCGAACCCGACCGGCCCGGTGCACATCGGCGGGGTCCGCTGGGCGGCCGTCGGCGACGCGCTCAGCCGGCTGCTCCGCGCCACCGGCGCCGACGTGGGCACCGAGTACTACTTCAACGACGCCGGCTCCCAGATCGACCGGTTCGCCCGCTCGCTGCTCGCCGCCGCGCAGGGCCAGCCGGCCCCGGAGGACGGCTACGGCGGCGCGTACATCGCGGAGATCGCCGCCGAGGTGGTGAAGCGCCGGCCCGAGGTGCTGGACCTGGCCGAGGACGCCGCCCAGGAGGTGTTCCGGGTCGAGGGCGTCCAGCTGATGTTCGCCGAGATCAAGTCGTCCCTGCGCGACTTCGGCGTGGAGTTCGACACCTACTTCAACGAGAAGGACCTGCACGACCGGGGCGAGCTGGACAAGGCGCTCGACCGGCTGCGTGAGCAGGGTCACCTCTACGAGTCCGAGGGCGCCACCTGGCTGCGCACCACCGACTTCGGCGACGACAAGGACCGGGTGCTGCGCAAGTCGAACGGCGAGTGGACCTACTTCGCCGCGGACTGCGCCTACTACCTGGACAAGCGCGAGCGCGGCTTCGAGCGCGTGGTGATCATGCTGGGCGCCGACCACCACGGCTACATCGGCCGGATGAAGGCCATGGCCGCCTGCTTCGGCGACGACCCGGACCGCAACCTGGAGATCCTCATCGGCCAGCTGGTCAACCTGCTCCGCGACGGCGCCCCGGTGCGGATGAGCAAGCGGGCCGGCACGGTGGTCACCCTGGAGGACCTGGTCGACGCGATCGGCGTGGACGCCTCCCGCTACGCGCTGGCCCGCTACTCCAGCGACTCGCCGATCGACATCGACGTCGAGCTGTGGACCCGGGCGACCCGCGACAACCCGGTCTACTACGTGCAGTACGTCGCCGCCCGCACGGCCAGCGTCGGTCGCAACGCCGCCGAGGTCGGGCTGACCCGGGGCGAGGCCGACGGCTTCCACGCCGAGCTGCTCTCCCACGAGAAGGAGAACGAGTTACTCAAGGCCCTCGCCGAGTTCCCCGCCGTGGTCTCCTCGGCGGCCGAACTGCGCGGTCCGCACCTGGTGGCCCGCTACCTGGAGCGGCTGGCCGGCGCCTACCACCGGTTCTACGACAACTGCCGGATCCTGCCGCGCGGCGACGAGGAGACCACCGACCTGCACCGGGCCCGGCTCTGGCTCAACGACGCCACCCGGGTGGTCATCGCCAACGGCCTGCGCCTGCTGGGCGTCTCGGCCCCGGAGCGGATGTAA